The Aeoliella mucimassa genome includes the window GATCGCGTTCGGCTGGATCGAAGCGACATGACGCAGGTAGTCGATCGTTTCCTGAGGCTCCGCGAACGGAAGCGTGTAACGCATCTTCTCGCTACCGGGGAACACGCACAGCAGCTGACCGTTGTTTTCGGTCAGATAGTAGCCGTGCAGTTGGTCTTCGGTCCAACCGGCGCACTTGAAATGGAAGTCGTCGAGTATGGTATAGCGAATGCCAGCGGTCGCAACATCGCTGGTGAGCGACTGCTCCCACACCCGCTCGGGCATCCACATGCCTTGCACGTCGGCACCCAGGCGGTTGTTGAGCCATTCGGTGTAGCTGGAGATCTGTCCCACGCGGTCGCGGGGGGGAATCATCGTGAGGATCGGCTCGAAGAATGCACCGCCGACGATCTCCAACCGGTCTGCGGCTACCAAGGCGGCCAGGCGGTCGAGATACTCAGGGTGGGCCTTCTCGAGCCACTCGATCAGCGAGCCACTGGTGTGGATCGCCAGACGGAGGGATTCGTACGGCTCGAACACTTCCAGGAACGGCAGATAGCTGTCCTGGTAGGCTTGTTCCATAACCCCATCGAAGTTTCCGATGGGTTGATGATTGTGCAAAACGAGGACGAGTCGGATGGGAGAACTCATGGCGATTCGGGGCAGATGGTGGATCGTGGCGGAGAAAGGGGGCGTTTCGCGGATGCTCGTCACCGCCTGGACAACGGTGATACTACCGAATACCGGCAATCAAGGCTACTGATGGTGGTACGATTCGTACAACGTTTGTAACAGCGACTACCCGTGTAACCGGCAACCCCGCGCATCCCAACGGCGATGCCGATAGATTACGCAATCGGCAAAGTTCCCCTATGTCTTTGGTGCTAAATGCTGGAGGTGGTTTTTGCGGGTCGCACCGAAGTGTTTACTCAGGGTTACTCCAGGTAGGTTGCGTGCCGTTTTCGCACACCTACGCGATTTCAAACGTTTTTCTCGTCACTTAGGCATTCCCTGTCCTATGGTTGCTGCGAGTGCGACGGTTGCAATCTCTTATGCGACGCGCACTGGGGTAGGCACTCTTAACTGAATGGAAGTCCAATATGACGGTACTCGACACTCCTCAATTGGCAACCGAACTCAAGAAGATAAAAGCGCAGTATCCGGGCCTGTTGGAAGGCTTCGACGAAGAAGGGCTCCGCAATACGCTGGTTCATGCGGCCGGCGAAAAGCTCTCGAGCGTTGCCGAATCGTCTGCCAGGACCATTGGGCAGCAAATCGCGACTATTCGCAAGAGCGTTGCAGACTTCGATTCGATCATCGAGCGGATGCAGGTGGTCGATCAGAGCGTGAAAGATATCGACAACAGCATCGGTACCGTGGTTCGCGAAGCGAAAGGCAGCTCCGACGAGCTGGAACTGGTCAGCGAACGAATGAAGGTGCTGGAAGAGCACTTCCAGGAAATCGACGGTCTTGTGCGGTCGGTGAACGAAATTGCCGATCAAACGCACTTGCTGTCGCTCAACGCGACCATCGAAGCCGCGCGAGCGGGCGAGGCGGGGCGCGGCTTTGCCGTGGTAGCCAGCGAAGTGAAAGAGCTCGCGAACACCACCAAAGAAACCAACCAGGAAGTGCAAGAAACCCTCGATCGCATCGCCGAAGCGGTGACCACGCTCTCCGAAAGCGTCGAGCAGTCGGTCAAAAAGATGGAGCACTCCATCGCCGCGGTGGAAGTCGCCCGGCAAAGTGCATCGACCATTGGTATCGAAACCTCTCAGTTTGGCCACCGCTTATCGTCTTCGTTGGAGCTGTTCCGCGAACTCGACTGCACCAGCAGTGTGGTGGAGAACGAAGTCAAAGAAATCGACACCATCGGTCGCACGTTCTTCTACTTGATCGAGTTGATGGACAAGACCGTGTTCAAGAACCTGGTCAATCCGCTCGAACGCTTGCTGCCGTTGGTAGAGAAGAGCGAATTCCGCGCTCCCGAGCGGTTCTCTCGCGTCGAGCCGGAGTACGTGCTCAAGTCGGACGACATCCTGATTTCGGCCACCGACACGAAGGGCCGTATCACGTTTGCGAACAACACGTTCTACGAAGTTGCCGAGTACGAACCCGGTACCTTGGTCGGCGAGCCTCACAACGTGATCCGCCATCCCGACATGCCGAAGGCCGCGTTTGCCGACCTATGGGCGGTGATCGAAGCGGGTAACCTATGGCAAGGCTACGTGGCCAACCGCTCGCGACTCGGCCGGCTGTATTGGGTGAAAGCCAACGTGTTCCCCTGCTTCGAAGGCAATAATATCGTCGGCTATATCTCGATCCGCACCAAGCCCGAGCCCGAGATGATCAAGAAAGCAGTCGAGGCCTACCGTCTGGTGGTGTAGGCTTCCTCAAAACTCCTGCACGTCCAAATCTTCCGCGATCGTGATGCTTGCTAGCTGCTTGCGGAACGCGGTGAGGTCAAAGTCTTCCTCTTTGGTCAGCAGCGGGTCGACGTGGGTGATTACGAGCCGGCCGACTTCGGCGGCCTGAGCCACTGCGACAACTTTGTCTAGGCAGCTATGCCCGGTGAGTTCGGCCATTTGGTCGTAGCTAGCGGGGAAGTTCGCCTCGTGTACCAGCAAGTCGGCCCCGCGGATGGTATCGATGTAGTCGGCTTCGTCGCTGGCAGTCGTATCTGTGACGTAGGCTAAAGAGTGCCCTGGCCAGTCGAGCCGCATACCGGTGGAACCGCCTGGGTGCGTTAGTGGGAACGTGGTGAGCGTGCCGGTTTTACCTTCGTTGTTGGCAGGCAGCACGCAGCTTTTGCCGAGTTCCGCAAACTGATACCCTGGAGGCACCGGGAAGATGGCCGGTGCAAACAGATGGTTCCGCACCGCGTCGAGTACCTCGCTGCGGGCGTGGATCGTCACCCGATCGTGAGCTTCCACGCCGAAAGTCTCCACCAAATAAGTCAGCCCGCTGACATGGTCGAGATGGGCATGGCTCAAAAAAATATCCACTCCGTCGGTCGCCAGATAGTCGGCCAGGCGGAATAATCCCGTACCAGCGTCGAGCACCACGCCGACTTCAGGAATAACGAACGACGCGGTTTGACGTCGCGCGTTAGGATGAAAGCCGGTGGTGCCAAGACATACCAATTGCATGCAGGAGAATCTACCATGGCGGTTGCACGATTAGCAAAGGGTGCCAGTTATACGCTACTCGCAGGTGCGATGCTCACCGCCGTAGCGGGCTGCTTTAAAAGCGAGCCGGCGCCGGTTGCGGACACCGGCCAGCAGGTGGTGGTCTACACCGCACTCGACGACATTTTCTCGCACCCGATTCTCGACGAGTACCAGGCCACGACTGGAATCGAGGTGCTTACGAAGACCGATACCGAGTCGACCAAGACCATCGGGCTCACCGAGGCGATCATTGCCGAACGCGAGCGGCCCCGTTGCGATTTGTTCTGGAATAACGAAGTCATGCACACCATGCGCCTGGCGAAGCTCGGCATCCTCGAGCCGGTCGAGGTCGATCAGGCTCAGTTCTATCCCGCGGTCTATCGCAGCAAGCAAGGGTTGTGGGTAGGGTTTGCCGCTCGGGCGCGGGTGCTGATCGTCAACACCAACGTGCTGGCCGAAGCCCGGTACCCCAAGTCGATTAAGGCCATCATCGATCCGCTCTGGCGCGATCGCTGCGGTATCGCCAAACCATTAGCCGGATCGACGGCCACGCACGCGGCTTGCCTGTTCGACGCCTGGGGCGACGAAGAAGCCAAGCGGTTCTTCACCCAGGTGAAAGCCAACGCGCAGATCCTCTCGGGCAATCGCGATGTCGCCCACCGCGTAGCGGCCGGCCAGCTAGCGTTTGGGCTCACCGACACCGACGACGCCATGGTAGAGATCGAAGCCGGGTCGCCGGTCGCCATCGTGTACCCCGACCAACGCGATGGGGAAGTTGGCACTTTGTTCATTCCTAATACCCTCGCTGTGATTAAAGGTTCGGCTCACCCCGAGCAGGCGACCGAGTTGATGAATTACCTGTTACAAACCGATGTCGAGGCCAAACTGGTCGAAGGACCCAGTGCCCAGATTCCGCTGCACAGCGGTTCGAAGGCCGAAGCCCGAGTCGAAACCCCCGCGACCGTTCGAGCGATGGAGGTCGATTTCGAAGCCGCGGCCGACAAATGGGACGAGTCGGCAGCTGCGTTTCTCCGCGATACGTTCATGGCAGCTCAATGAGTGCTAGCATCATTTCCTAGTTTGCGACTGAGTGGCGTTGACCCTCCCCGGCGGAACTCCTAATCTTCGCGCCCACGATCAAGTGGGTCGTAGATTACTTCAACTCTTTCCGCCTTAGGAAGATTCCGATGCCTGCCGCTGCTAGCACGCCCGTCCCCATGTTGGATGTGAACCGTCAGAATGCCCCGCTGCTGGAGGAGATCGACGCCGCGTTGGCCGAGGTCACTCGCAATGGCACGTTTATTAATGGCCCTGCTTGCCGCGATTTCGAGCAAGCCCTGGCCGAATACGTGGGTACCAACCACGCGATTGGCTGTGCTTCGGGCAGCGACGCGTTGTTGCTGCCGCTCATGGCCGAAGGCATCGGCCCTGGCGACGAAGTGCTGCTGCCGAGCTTTACCTTCTTTGCGACCGCCGGTGCGGTGTCGCGAGTCGGTGCGACTCCAGTGTTTGTCGACATCCTGCCCGACTCGTTCAATATCGATCCCGAGGACGCCGCCCGGAAGATCACGCCGGCCACCAAGGCGATTATTCCAGTCCACCTGTTTGGCCAGGCTGCCGACATGGCTGCGCTGATGCAGCTTGCCGACGACCACAATCTGGTGGTCATAGAAGACGCATGCCAGGCGATCGGCTCGTCGGTCGGCGATACCCAAGTCGGTGCGATTGGTCACTACGGTGCCTTTAGCTTCTATCCCACCAAGAACCTGGGTGGGTTCGGCGACGGTGGCATCATCACCATCAACGACGACGAAAAAGCCGAGGTGCTTCGCCGGTTGCGGAACCATGGCCAGCACCCACGCTACTACCACCACCTGATCGGTGCGAACAGCCGGCTCGACGCCATGCAGGCGGCCGTGCTCAACGTGAAGCTTCGCCACCTCGACGACTGGTGTGCTGCCCGCCGGGCGCATGCGGAGCGTTACCTGAGCGAGCTGACCGATCGCCACCTGAGCGACTCGCTGCTGCTGCCGACCGTAGCCGAAGGGGTCGCGACCGTGTGGAACCAGTTCACCGTGCGGGTCACCGGTGGCAAGCGGGACGAACTGCAACAGTCGCTCGCTGCCGACAATGTCGGATCGGCGATCTACTACCCGATTCCGCTGCACCTGCAACCGTGCTTCGCCTCGTTGGGCTATACCAACGGCGATCTGCCGCACACCGAGCTGGCCGCTCTGGAAGTGCTGTCGCTGCCGATGTTCCCCGAAATGACCACCGCCGAGCAGGACCGCGTGGTCGAGTCGATCACGAACTACTGCACCTTGGGTGGTACGCAAAACACGCAGGTTTCGGTGCCGATGACCGCTCCCAACGCCGGGGCGAATGTCGACCTGCCGAGCTCGAAAGCGGGTTAATTCCAGCGGGTTGGCCGAGCGATTGGAATCGGCCCTCCGGTTAAGTACAATAGGGAGCGTGGAACTCACGTCGAGTTTCACGCTCCTTTTTTCT containing:
- a CDS encoding extracellular solute-binding protein, whose amino-acid sequence is MAVARLAKGASYTLLAGAMLTAVAGCFKSEPAPVADTGQQVVVYTALDDIFSHPILDEYQATTGIEVLTKTDTESTKTIGLTEAIIAERERPRCDLFWNNEVMHTMRLAKLGILEPVEVDQAQFYPAVYRSKQGLWVGFAARARVLIVNTNVLAEARYPKSIKAIIDPLWRDRCGIAKPLAGSTATHAACLFDAWGDEEAKRFFTQVKANAQILSGNRDVAHRVAAGQLAFGLTDTDDAMVEIEAGSPVAIVYPDQRDGEVGTLFIPNTLAVIKGSAHPEQATELMNYLLQTDVEAKLVEGPSAQIPLHSGSKAEARVETPATVRAMEVDFEAAADKWDESAAAFLRDTFMAAQ
- a CDS encoding MBL fold metallo-hydrolase, translated to MQLVCLGTTGFHPNARRQTASFVIPEVGVVLDAGTGLFRLADYLATDGVDIFLSHAHLDHVSGLTYLVETFGVEAHDRVTIHARSEVLDAVRNHLFAPAIFPVPPGYQFAELGKSCVLPANNEGKTGTLTTFPLTHPGGSTGMRLDWPGHSLAYVTDTTASDEADYIDTIRGADLLVHEANFPASYDQMAELTGHSCLDKVVAVAQAAEVGRLVITHVDPLLTKEEDFDLTAFRKQLASITIAEDLDVQEF
- a CDS encoding DegT/DnrJ/EryC1/StrS family aminotransferase, which codes for MPAAASTPVPMLDVNRQNAPLLEEIDAALAEVTRNGTFINGPACRDFEQALAEYVGTNHAIGCASGSDALLLPLMAEGIGPGDEVLLPSFTFFATAGAVSRVGATPVFVDILPDSFNIDPEDAARKITPATKAIIPVHLFGQAADMAALMQLADDHNLVVIEDACQAIGSSVGDTQVGAIGHYGAFSFYPTKNLGGFGDGGIITINDDEKAEVLRRLRNHGQHPRYYHHLIGANSRLDAMQAAVLNVKLRHLDDWCAARRAHAERYLSELTDRHLSDSLLLPTVAEGVATVWNQFTVRVTGGKRDELQQSLAADNVGSAIYYPIPLHLQPCFASLGYTNGDLPHTELAALEVLSLPMFPEMTTAEQDRVVESITNYCTLGGTQNTQVSVPMTAPNAGANVDLPSSKAG
- a CDS encoding methyl-accepting chemotaxis protein, whose protein sequence is MTVLDTPQLATELKKIKAQYPGLLEGFDEEGLRNTLVHAAGEKLSSVAESSARTIGQQIATIRKSVADFDSIIERMQVVDQSVKDIDNSIGTVVREAKGSSDELELVSERMKVLEEHFQEIDGLVRSVNEIADQTHLLSLNATIEAARAGEAGRGFAVVASEVKELANTTKETNQEVQETLDRIAEAVTTLSESVEQSVKKMEHSIAAVEVARQSASTIGIETSQFGHRLSSSLELFRELDCTSSVVENEVKEIDTIGRTFFYLIELMDKTVFKNLVNPLERLLPLVEKSEFRAPERFSRVEPEYVLKSDDILISATDTKGRITFANNTFYEVAEYEPGTLVGEPHNVIRHPDMPKAAFADLWAVIEAGNLWQGYVANRSRLGRLYWVKANVFPCFEGNNIVGYISIRTKPEPEMIKKAVEAYRLVV